The genomic interval cctttaacgttcgttttcaaaactgtgcaactcaccgagtggttagtggtgttcgttgatgttccaaaacaagtagcgtagcaaaatacagtttctgtcgtgttttatttggcattttgtaaaatcccattgatttctgttggaagactcattgcacgttgatattactgcgccaccgtctatgcttcaggttcaaatattgagcggaagtttatacacggttgtgaggtgtctgaataaatagttccacaataggcctagcaaataagacggctggaaatcatacattgcgccgatatatttgcttttaatagtcCACtcgtgagttgcacagttttgaaaatgaacgttttaggaaatgtttgagtagcctacagtatgcctgttggcagccaccctgagcagtcaaaggcgattcaaaacgagtcagaaaagtcgagacaggacctaattgtcaaaatttcggtgaccaccactctagttcatccaaaacaaaccagaaaagggccttaaagtgctaaaaacgagaattttcctttaactacTCTTGTTATGTAGCACAATATAAAAACTGTACAACCACTGGCTTGTGCAGGGAAACAGGAAGACtgatttaaaaaagaaagaaaaataagacAAATGAAAAATAAGCCAAACCCAAATGGACATTTTACAGGGAAAGAGACAGCAGTTGCTCAGGCTTTTtaattaatgtatttatttatttagttatttagttaccAATAATGACAGAAACGTCTGGCATCCTCAGTCACCACTCAAGCAATACAAAACATCATCTAAACCCTGCTCTgtctcttactctttctctctctctctcattctctcatatagatacacaaacacatacacagtcacccccctccccccccccccccacacacacacacacacacacacacacacacacacatactgtcttGGTGTTCTAATGCTTTTGGCTTTTTAAGCCTACTGTCTGTCCAAGTCTCCTACTGTCACAGAGACATGAAAGGAAATAAGGTGGCTATAGGATTCACAGGCCCATTCAGATGAGAGACACCTTGAGAGTGTTTCCTCGTCACAAGACCATCAACAGAGACAGACCCAGCTCTACAACTGAAACAGGTTCTCAGTGTGGAGAAAATACTGCATTGTCACTGTACTCTTCCGACATAGATATTCTAGACTACGAGTGATTGGTGTCCTTTCAGCCTGTAGCTGGACAGGTCAGGCCCTCTGACAGTTTAACTATAAACTACATGAGAGGTAATAGGAAAGGTTATCCTCACTATTTACATTTGGCTCGATAAGAAAATAATTTCTAATGTGGTCTACTCCTTGATGGGACAAAATATTTCTATAAGAAAGTGCACCATTGTTAATATGCTGAAAAtagttctctttttctctcatgtGAGTTTAATTTGATTGCTAAAATAGACAAAGAATACATTTTGGCTCCTGCCTCCTTGTTTTCCTTAACTTGCAATATGTAACTTAGCAGCACTTGATTAGGAACATTCATTTGCTCGATCAGTTGCCCAACTCGGGGTGTTTGATTGCACAGGAAGCTCTGCTCAGAGACTGACTGCCCCAAGACTGTATTGCACGTCAGACAAgtctagcatgctagcatgagTTGCTTGCTGTGACTGGCCAGCCTTAAATATCCACCCCACTGGGGGAGTAAGGTTTTAATGCCCGTATAGATGACATCTcttgcgcactctctctctctctctctctctctctctctctctcagcagatgCCAAAACATAGCCTCCCACTGATGGCTGTTTTCAAGAGCAATGAAGACTAGCCTGAAGGctcatgtttcaaaaaaagatgCTATACTTAGACAAGATGAAGATTGAGTAGCATAATGCACAGTTCATGTGAGCAGGAACAAATAAAGcggcacacataaacatgccaAGACGACTTTGAGGAACCAAACTACAGGGTGCatccatgcacacatgcactctctatctttctctttctctctgtttctctcgctctcacacacatacacacacacacacacatgggaagGAAAAGGTCCAAATTAAGAAGTGTGTTAAGAGACCAGCTCATTAACAGGTCACAAATAGCAAAGCTCACAATATTTTTAAGAAAACTGAATACCTCTTGGTATGGGCCTTTACGCATTTTAAAAGTTATGCATCTCCTTCTGTATTCTTACTGGTAATAATATAAAATGTGCTTTGGCAATCACTGCATTGCATCAGGGGGTCTAAGTATTGTGAACATAAACCTAACCAAGCCACGGCTCATTCAGTGTGTGGAGAAAAAGATACATTTCAAACTGAAAGGACCATCACTCAGACATCTGTCCTATCTCGACCACCAGTGCAACAAAACATCTGTCAAAGGACGCTGTACCTAAGTTTGTGGTTATGTTCTCAAAATGATAATAGGTAAAACAccttccacactcacacacacaatcccttatTTCCGACCAGAATATATTTGtcctcaaacagtaaaaaaatatGTGTGAGCAGCCTTTAAAGAACGTGCAGGTATTCAGAAACATGCAGAACCACATTCAGATTGCATGCTATCCAACCCATCTTTCACCCTGCAGGATGGCGAAGCGTTTGCGACAGCACCGTACCCTGAATGCatctaaacaacaacaacaacataagaGAGACATTTGTGTTTCACGGAGTAACATGAGGAGAGCAAATCATACTGTCTCACAATATTGTGGTGAGCCCCATGCATGAGAACCGCAGGGAATCAATCATGCAATCCCATGGATCTCCTGGCCTCTGTCCTGCATAGACGGGTTCCTGAATGTCCTGTCAGAGAACGACACTGACACGTCAGTCCTGTCCACTGCTGCGGTTGCACCTTTCACCGGCAAGATTCACTCATAGTAACTGTTTAtgtacattttttgtttttcgTGTCGTTTTTGTTGTCAGTGTAACTCAGGGTGTCATATCTCAGACTCTCGTCTCAGTGGCCTTGCTTCTAAAGGCACTGTGTCCTGATCGGACAGTGTGTCTGAGCCAGCGTCCATGTTTGTGCCCTCCAGTTCTATGTTCTCGCATCGGACGTTCTCTGCTTCTTCATCATCGTCGTCGtcgtcctcctccacctcctcctccttatcCATTAAGGCCACCTCATTTTCGTAGCAGAACGAATTGGAGCTTGACCGTACATACTTCTTCTCAGCCAGGTCCTTGGCACTGCAGGCGGGCGTGGAGGGCACTTCGTAGGTCTTCTCGAAGCGCGAGTAGTCCACCTTGTAGTTGTTCTTCTCCTCAAAGAGGACGGGCTCGAAGCGGTGGCCCCACAGGACCTCGCTGGCCACGTAGGAGCTGCGGCACTGGGTGGTCATGGCCGTGGCCTCCACCATGCCCTCCAGGATGACCACGATCTCGAACTCGGATGTCTCCAGCTCCTGCCGGCTCATCTCGTAGAAGGGGCTGTCCTCGTCGATCTCGTGCACAATGGTGATGGGTGACACGAGGAAGATGCGGTCGATGCCGGTGTCAAAGCCCACGTCGATGTCCATCTGGTCCAGGGGGATGAATTCGCCCTCGGCTGTTGTGCGTGACTTAAGGAGCTGGGCACGGACGTGCGCCTCTACCAGGTGGCTCTTGCGCAGGTTGCCCACGCGCCACATCAGACACAGCTTGTTGTCCCTCATGGCGATGGTGGCGTAGTGGCTGAAGACCAGCGTCTCATTGCGCTTCTTGGGCTTGGCCATCTTGGCCATGACCGCGCCGATGATGAAGGCGTCTATGATGCAGCCCACGATGCTCTGGAAGACCACCACGAAGATGGCCACGGGGCAGTCCTCCGTCACGTACCGGTAGCCGTAGCCGATGGTGGTCTGCGTCTCCACGGAGAAGAGGAAAGCCGCCGTGAAGCTGTCCACGTTGGACACGCACAGCTGCTCGCTCCGCTCCAGGTCGCCGTTCGACAGCGCCACCAGCCAGAAGACCAGGCCGAAGAAGAGCCAAGAGAGGACGAAGGACAGGCAGAAGATGACCAACATCCAGCGCCAGCGGATGTCCACACAGGTGGTGAAGATGTCGGCCAGGTAGCGCTGGCCCTTCTCGCTCATGTTGATGAAGTGCACGTTGCAGTGGCCGTCCTTGTTGACGAAGCGGCTCTGGGTCTGGTGCTGCGTGTGCAC from Alosa sapidissima isolate fAloSap1 chromosome 3, fAloSap1.pri, whole genome shotgun sequence carries:
- the LOC121706120 gene encoding inward rectifier potassium channel 2; the encoded protein is MGSVRAHRYSIVSSEEDGMKLATIAVPNGYGNGNAGGGGGGSCKVHTQHQTQSRFVNKDGHCNVHFINMSEKGQRYLADIFTTCVDIRWRWMLVIFCLSFVLSWLFFGLVFWLVALSNGDLERSEQLCVSNVDSFTAAFLFSVETQTTIGYGYRYVTEDCPVAIFVVVFQSIVGCIIDAFIIGAVMAKMAKPKKRNETLVFSHYATIAMRDNKLCLMWRVGNLRKSHLVEAHVRAQLLKSRTTAEGEFIPLDQMDIDVGFDTGIDRIFLVSPITIVHEIDEDSPFYEMSRQELETSEFEIVVILEGMVEATAMTTQCRSSYVASEVLWGHRFEPVLFEEKNNYKVDYSRFEKTYEVPSTPACSAKDLAEKKYVRSSSNSFCYENEVALMDKEEEVEEDDDDDDEEAENVRCENIELEGTNMDAGSDTLSDQDTVPLEARPLRRESEI